A window of the Deinococcus gobiensis I-0 genome harbors these coding sequences:
- the tsaE gene encoding tRNA (adenosine(37)-N6)-threonylcarbamoyltransferase complex ATPase subunit type 1 TsaE — translation MVSDFPLRPGETRRLAGEAEQRALGAALAGALPAGAALFLEGELGAGKTTLTQGLVGALGFAEPVTSPTYALMNLYPAPSGQVLHVDAYRVRDVAELYEMDLAELIEASRLSVIEWGEALYADYPQAPVLLLEHLEGDPEARQVTRRR, via the coding sequence ATGGTGTCTGATTTTCCCCTGCGGCCCGGCGAGACCCGGCGGCTGGCCGGCGAGGCCGAGCAGCGGGCGCTGGGCGCGGCGCTGGCCGGAGCGCTGCCGGCCGGCGCCGCGCTGTTCCTGGAAGGCGAACTGGGTGCGGGCAAGACCACCCTCACGCAGGGGCTGGTCGGGGCGCTGGGCTTCGCCGAGCCGGTGACCAGCCCGACCTACGCCCTGATGAACCTCTACCCCGCGCCCAGCGGCCAGGTGCTGCACGTGGACGCCTACCGCGTGCGCGACGTGGCCGAACTGTACGAGATGGACCTGGCCGAGCTCATCGAGGCCAGCCGCCTGAGTGTCATCGAGTGGGGCGAGGCCCTGTATGCCGACTATCCGCAGGCCCCGGTGTTGCTCCTCGAGCACCTGGAGGGCGACCCCGAGGCCCGGCAGGTCACGCGGCGGCGCTGA
- a CDS encoding acetate kinase has protein sequence MWTLVLNCGSSSLKFALLDPDTRELQLSGLAERLGLEGASLRLDRAGERRTVDLAGGAHAAALERLLAELTGLGLPGGVTAVGHRVVHGGEHFSAPALITPEVLEAIRECVPLAPLHNPANIAGIEAAQAAFPDAAQVAVFDTAFHQTMPPVAYRYAVPEAWYRQHGVRRYGFHGTSHAYVAQEAAGMLGRPLDDLNLITAHLGNGSSVCAVAGGRSVDTSMGLTPLEGLVMGTRSGDVDPGMHDYVARQAGLSLSEVTGALNRESGLLGLSGLSSDMRELEEAAGRGHEGARLALDVFVYRLAGTVARMAAALGRVDGLVFTGGIGENSSYVRAATLERLGVLGFALDEAANAAAVRGRSGRITREGTLPALVVNTNEELMIARQTREVTLGRQ, from the coding sequence ATGTGGACCCTGGTACTCAACTGCGGCTCCAGCAGCCTGAAGTTCGCGCTGCTCGACCCGGACACGCGCGAGCTGCAACTCTCGGGGCTGGCCGAGCGCCTGGGGCTGGAGGGCGCGTCGCTGCGCCTGGACCGGGCGGGCGAGCGCCGCACCGTGGACCTGGCGGGCGGGGCGCACGCGGCGGCCCTCGAGCGGCTGCTGGCCGAGCTCACGGGTCTGGGGCTGCCCGGCGGTGTGACGGCAGTGGGGCACCGGGTGGTGCACGGCGGCGAACATTTCAGCGCGCCCGCCCTCATCACGCCCGAAGTGCTGGAGGCCATCCGCGAGTGCGTGCCGCTCGCGCCGCTGCACAATCCGGCCAACATCGCGGGCATCGAGGCCGCGCAGGCCGCCTTTCCGGACGCGGCGCAGGTGGCGGTGTTCGACACGGCCTTCCACCAGACCATGCCCCCGGTGGCCTACCGCTACGCCGTGCCGGAGGCGTGGTACCGCCAGCACGGCGTGCGGCGCTACGGCTTCCACGGGACCAGCCACGCCTACGTGGCGCAGGAGGCCGCCGGGATGCTGGGCCGCCCGCTGGACGACCTGAACCTGATCACCGCGCATCTGGGCAACGGCAGCAGCGTGTGCGCGGTCGCGGGCGGGCGCAGCGTGGATACGAGCATGGGCCTGACCCCGCTGGAGGGCCTGGTCATGGGCACCCGCAGCGGCGACGTCGATCCGGGAATGCACGATTACGTGGCGCGGCAGGCTGGCCTGAGTCTCTCGGAGGTGACGGGCGCACTGAACCGGGAGAGTGGTCTGCTGGGCCTCTCCGGCCTCTCCAGCGACATGCGTGAGCTCGAAGAAGCCGCCGGGCGCGGGCACGAGGGCGCCCGACTGGCGCTGGACGTGTTCGTCTACCGCCTCGCGGGGACGGTCGCCCGGATGGCCGCCGCCCTGGGCCGGGTGGACGGGCTGGTCTTTACCGGAGGCATCGGCGAGAACAGTTCGTACGTGCGCGCCGCGACGCTGGAGCGCCTGGGGGTCCTGGGCTTCGCGCTCGACGAGGCGGCCAACGCGGCGGCGGTGCGCGGCCGGTCCGGGCGCATCACCCGTGAGGGCACCCTGCCCGCCCTGGTCGTGAACACCAACGAGGAACTGATGATCGCGCGCCAGACGCGGGAAGTGACGCTGGGCCGCCAGTAG